A single region of the Methanobacterium sp. genome encodes:
- the gatD gene encoding Glu-tRNA(Gln) amidotransferase subunit GatD, translated as MSYRGRAKQFLESQNISIGDMISIKKNGTEYRGMLLDRAEDADQLHIVLKMDSGYNVGLALAEAEVKLLEKGDKPEINLPPLDIHRDPGKMDVSIISTGGTVASIIDYKTGAVHPAFTADDLLRATPELLDEANISGNAIMNILSENMKPEFWVQSACAVADEINEGADGVIVAHGTDTMHYTAAALSFIMESPVPIVITGAQRSSDRPSSDAFLNLMSSVAMAKSDIAEVTVCMHATENDNKAHIHRGTRVRKMHTSRRDTFNSINSPPLAKVKDGKVKIIDKKFAYRKRGEYQLEVNDSLEEKVGFIKSYPGIAAELLDYHIDKGYRGLLIEGTGLGHCPDHLIPSLQRAADEEIPVLMTSQCLYGRTNLNVYSTGRKLLSAGVIPAEDMLPEVAYVKLVWALGQTSKLEEVKKIIETNLKGEMDEKSSSKYFLRDYGE; from the coding sequence ATGAGTTATCGTGGAAGAGCTAAACAATTTTTAGAATCACAGAATATTTCCATTGGAGACATGATCTCCATAAAAAAAAATGGCACTGAATACCGGGGTATGCTCTTAGACCGGGCTGAAGATGCTGACCAGCTGCACATCGTTCTGAAGATGGACAGTGGATATAATGTTGGCCTAGCCCTGGCCGAGGCTGAAGTTAAACTCCTTGAAAAGGGAGATAAGCCTGAAATCAATCTTCCGCCCCTGGATATTCACCGAGATCCTGGAAAAATGGATGTATCCATAATATCCACAGGAGGAACAGTGGCATCCATCATTGATTATAAAACCGGAGCAGTGCACCCGGCATTCACTGCTGATGATCTTTTAAGGGCCACCCCTGAGCTATTGGATGAGGCTAACATCAGTGGAAATGCCATAATGAATATTTTAAGCGAAAACATGAAACCCGAGTTCTGGGTTCAATCTGCATGTGCAGTGGCTGATGAAATAAATGAGGGGGCGGATGGTGTGATAGTGGCCCATGGAACAGACACCATGCACTACACTGCAGCTGCTCTAAGTTTTATAATGGAGTCACCAGTTCCCATCGTCATCACAGGTGCCCAGAGAAGTTCGGACCGACCATCCTCCGATGCATTCCTAAACCTGATGAGTTCAGTGGCGATGGCCAAGTCAGACATAGCCGAGGTCACAGTCTGCATGCACGCCACAGAAAATGATAACAAGGCACACATCCACCGTGGAACAAGGGTTCGTAAAATGCACACCAGCCGCCGGGACACCTTCAACAGTATTAACAGCCCACCACTGGCCAAAGTGAAAGATGGAAAGGTTAAAATTATTGATAAAAAATTCGCCTACCGCAAGAGGGGAGAGTATCAGCTGGAAGTTAATGACTCGTTGGAGGAAAAAGTGGGCTTCATAAAGAGTTATCCTGGAATAGCTGCAGAACTCCTGGATTATCATATTGATAAGGGCTACAGGGGTCTTTTAATAGAAGGAACAGGCCTGGGTCACTGTCCAGATCATCTGATCCCCTCACTTCAGAGGGCAGCTGATGAAGAAATCCCAGTATTAATGACCTCACAATGTCTCTACGGCCGCACCAATCTCAACGTGTACAGTACCGGTCGTAAACTATTATCTGCCGGTGTCATACCTGCAGAGGATATGCTACCCGAGGTAGCCTACGTTAAACTGGTATGGGCACTGGGACAGACCAGTAAACTGGAAGAAGTTAAAAAAATCATAGAAACTAACCTTAAAGGAGAAATGGATGAAAAATCCTCTTCAAAATACTTCCTGCGAGATTACGGGGAATAG
- a CDS encoding DUF2769 domain-containing protein yields the protein MDKFDEKMDKLSSEGLSDSEIGEKLLDEMGDLCICPDCPMYNQCAQEKYEGLYCVLGKSACNLEEDDCICPECEVAEDMELKNDLFCIKGSEKELRGL from the coding sequence ATGGACAAATTCGATGAAAAAATGGACAAATTATCTTCAGAAGGTCTGTCTGATTCGGAAATTGGTGAAAAACTTTTAGATGAAATGGGAGATCTCTGCATCTGTCCAGACTGCCCAATGTACAACCAATGTGCTCAGGAAAAATACGAAGGATTGTACTGTGTACTGGGCAAATCCGCATGTAACCTGGAAGAAGATGACTGCATATGCCCGGAATGTGAAGTAGCAGAAGATATGGAACTTAAAAACGATCTATTTTGCATCAAAGGATCAGAAAAAGAATTACGGGGACTTTAA